One segment of Stappia sp. 28M-7 DNA contains the following:
- a CDS encoding Glu/Leu/Phe/Val dehydrogenase produces MNAPVIGRKLQSVQNGMFDHPEFRGHEQVVFGHDRASGLFTIIAVHDTRLGPALGGCRMWAYANSAEALTDALRLSRGMTYKNALAGLDLGGGKAVIIGDARSAKTPDLLAAFGTQVDRLGGTYITAEDVGISAPDMEIVATRTDHVRGTRATGLGDPSPYTALGVFCGIRAALRHRFGSDSLEGRRVCVQGLGHVGMDLAGQLHRAGARLVLADIHKPTLEEAVARLGAEAVAADNAHAADVDVFAPCALGAGLNDETIPQIRAGIVAGAANNQLAEERHDEALRERGILYAPDYAINAGGVISIALATPGGDDALVRSKVEAIDATLTRIFERAERLSLPTQKVADTLAEERLAAA; encoded by the coding sequence ATGAATGCCCCAGTGATCGGCCGCAAGCTTCAATCGGTGCAGAACGGCATGTTCGATCATCCGGAATTTCGCGGCCACGAGCAGGTCGTCTTCGGTCACGACCGCGCAAGCGGCCTGTTCACCATCATCGCGGTTCACGATACGCGCCTTGGCCCGGCACTCGGCGGCTGCCGCATGTGGGCCTATGCCAACAGTGCAGAGGCGCTGACGGACGCACTGCGACTGTCGCGCGGCATGACCTACAAGAATGCACTCGCCGGTCTCGATCTCGGCGGCGGCAAGGCCGTGATCATCGGTGATGCCCGCAGCGCCAAGACCCCGGACCTGCTCGCCGCGTTCGGTACCCAGGTCGACCGCCTGGGCGGCACCTATATCACCGCCGAGGATGTCGGCATCTCTGCTCCCGACATGGAGATCGTCGCCACGCGCACGGATCACGTGCGCGGTACGCGCGCCACCGGCCTGGGTGATCCCTCGCCCTACACCGCGCTCGGCGTCTTCTGCGGTATCCGCGCGGCGCTGCGCCACCGCTTCGGCTCGGACAGCCTGGAGGGGCGCAGGGTCTGCGTCCAGGGGCTCGGCCATGTCGGCATGGATCTCGCCGGACAGTTGCACCGCGCCGGAGCCCGCCTTGTGCTTGCCGACATCCACAAGCCGACGCTGGAAGAAGCCGTCGCCCGCCTCGGCGCCGAGGCGGTGGCCGCCGACAACGCCCACGCGGCCGATGTCGACGTCTTTGCACCCTGCGCGCTTGGAGCTGGCCTCAATGACGAGACGATCCCGCAGATCCGTGCCGGCATCGTCGCAGGCGCGGCCAACAATCAGCTGGCCGAGGAACGCCACGACGAAGCGCTGCGCGAACGCGGCATCCTCTATGCACCCGACTATGCCATCAATGCGGGCGGGGTGATCTCCATCGCGCTGGCCACCCCGGGCGGCGACGACGCGTTGGTGCGGAGCAAGGTCGAGGCCATCGACGCCACGCTGACGCGCATCTTCGAGCGGGCCGAACGCCTGTCGCTGCCGACGCAGAAGGTGGCCGACACGCTGGCCGAGGAACGGCTCGCCGCAGCCTGA
- a CDS encoding LysR family transcriptional regulator: MDTLSRMRCFLKVVDAGGFSAAARELGRSKALVSKYVGELEDELGARLLNRTTRQISMTEVGHAFYKEASDILTRIDDLKASIQNTHQEARGTLRISAPRSMGDDFLNPAIMAFLAAEPQISVDLRLEDRFVDLVEEGFDAAIRVAELTDSSLIARKLAPFRGVVCASPEAIARFGRPLHPQELANLPCIIDNNYRFRNNWQFQVEGNRINVPVKGRVEVNSAEAARAAAVAGLGFLRIPYIFVHRDLAEGRLEPMLEGFHPEGQAIYVVYPHRRHLSGKVRAFVDFLSEWFAERRRQGEVC, encoded by the coding sequence ATGGACACGCTCAGCCGGATGCGCTGTTTCCTGAAGGTGGTCGACGCCGGCGGATTTTCGGCCGCCGCGCGCGAGCTGGGCCGCTCCAAGGCTCTCGTCTCGAAATATGTCGGCGAGCTGGAGGACGAGCTCGGGGCCCGGCTGCTCAACCGCACCACGCGCCAGATCTCGATGACCGAGGTCGGCCATGCCTTCTACAAGGAGGCGAGCGATATCCTGACCCGCATCGACGACCTCAAGGCCTCGATCCAGAACACGCATCAGGAAGCGCGCGGCACCTTGCGGATCTCCGCCCCGCGATCGATGGGCGATGACTTCCTCAACCCCGCGATCATGGCCTTTCTGGCGGCCGAGCCGCAGATTTCCGTGGATCTGCGGCTGGAGGACCGGTTCGTCGATCTGGTCGAGGAAGGGTTCGATGCGGCGATCCGTGTGGCGGAGCTGACCGATTCCAGTCTGATCGCCCGCAAGCTGGCGCCGTTTCGCGGCGTGGTCTGCGCCTCGCCGGAGGCCATCGCACGCTTCGGCCGACCGCTGCATCCGCAGGAACTGGCGAACCTTCCCTGCATCATCGACAACAATTACCGCTTCCGGAACAACTGGCAGTTCCAGGTGGAAGGCAACCGGATCAACGTGCCGGTGAAGGGACGTGTCGAGGTGAACAGCGCCGAGGCGGCGCGTGCTGCGGCCGTCGCCGGGTTGGGGTTCCTGCGCATCCCCTACATCTTCGTGCATCGGGATCTGGCGGAAGGACGCCTCGAGCCGATGCTGGAAGGTTTCCACCCGGAAGGGCAGGCGATCTATGTCGTCTACCCGCATCGGCGGCACCTTTCGGGCAAGGTGCGCGCCTTTGTTGATTTCCTCAGCGAGTGGTTCGCCGAGCGACGGCGGCAGGGCGAGGTCTGCTGA
- a CDS encoding DUF2937 family protein: MIARTMALAVAMLGGVTTSQLPEFAQQYRQRLGGAIDALTQVVEEFRADAATHGLTPGEAIDRLESSSDRLVAAQGERAQRALDRLAGLQRQQEAFREAGPFERLVVLARDLDPQIASRAFEDFEPAVPVTMEGAVTAAGGFLTVLFGAGLFGRATRRLRRRRDA; the protein is encoded by the coding sequence ATGATCGCTCGCACCATGGCACTGGCCGTCGCGATGCTCGGCGGCGTTACCACGTCCCAGCTCCCGGAGTTTGCCCAGCAATACCGCCAGCGGCTCGGCGGGGCCATCGATGCGCTCACCCAGGTGGTCGAGGAGTTTCGTGCCGATGCCGCCACCCATGGTCTCACGCCGGGCGAGGCCATCGACCGGCTGGAAAGCTCGTCCGACCGGCTGGTCGCAGCCCAGGGCGAGCGTGCACAGCGTGCGCTCGATCGCCTTGCGGGCCTGCAGCGGCAGCAGGAGGCCTTTCGCGAGGCCGGTCCCTTCGAGCGTCTCGTCGTGCTTGCCCGGGACCTCGATCCGCAAATCGCCAGCCGCGCCTTCGAGGATTTCGAGCCGGCGGTGCCGGTGACGATGGAAGGGGCGGTTACGGCCGCCGGCGGGTTCCTGACGGTGCTGTTCGGCGCGGGGTTATTCGGCAGGGCGACGCGGCGACTGCGTCGGCGGCGGGACGCCTGA
- a CDS encoding WD40 repeat domain-containing protein, with protein MVSVAPLDPGGFVVAAAFLRGQPAFASGAGAVLLLTDTGERRIPVHDGGLLVACRTLEGDALLSGGDDGTVRRLGADGTVETLAEMPRKWIDMLAAGPQRAVAYGAGRSAFVRQADGTVKDFSQPRAVGGLAFAPKGLRLAIARYDGATLRFVNTAAAPQQLDWKGAHKDVTFSPDGKYLVTTMQENALHGWRLSDGQDMRMTGYPGKIRSMSWSAKGRYLATSGANAAIVWPFFGKSGPMGQQPLQLGTRGDQIVTRVACHPDEEVVAIGYQDGLVLMARFSDGEEVLLRRPGEGAVSALAWNDEGTQLAFGTETGEAGLISL; from the coding sequence ATGGTCTCCGTTGCTCCGCTCGATCCGGGCGGTTTCGTCGTGGCGGCTGCCTTCCTTCGGGGGCAGCCGGCCTTCGCCTCCGGCGCCGGCGCCGTGCTTCTTCTCACCGATACAGGCGAGCGCCGCATCCCCGTCCATGACGGCGGGCTGCTCGTTGCCTGCCGCACGCTGGAGGGCGATGCGCTGTTGTCCGGCGGCGATGACGGGACGGTGCGGCGCCTTGGCGCCGACGGCACCGTCGAGACGCTCGCCGAGATGCCGCGCAAGTGGATCGACATGCTGGCGGCCGGTCCGCAGCGCGCGGTCGCCTATGGTGCAGGGCGCAGTGCATTCGTCCGCCAGGCCGACGGCACTGTGAAGGACTTCTCGCAGCCCCGCGCCGTCGGCGGGCTCGCCTTCGCCCCGAAGGGGTTGCGGCTGGCGATCGCCCGATACGACGGGGCGACCTTGCGCTTCGTCAACACGGCCGCAGCGCCCCAGCAGCTCGACTGGAAGGGCGCGCACAAGGACGTCACATTCTCGCCTGACGGCAAGTATCTGGTGACGACCATGCAGGAGAATGCGCTGCATGGCTGGCGGCTGTCCGACGGACAGGACATGCGGATGACCGGCTATCCCGGCAAGATCCGCTCGATGAGCTGGTCGGCGAAGGGGCGCTATCTCGCGACTTCCGGCGCCAATGCCGCCATCGTATGGCCGTTCTTCGGAAAGAGCGGGCCGATGGGACAGCAGCCCTTGCAGCTGGGAACCCGCGGCGACCAGATCGTCACGCGTGTCGCCTGCCATCCGGACGAGGAGGTGGTGGCTATCGGCTATCAGGACGGGTTGGTGCTGATGGCGCGCTTTTCGGATGGCGAAGAGGTGTTGTTGCGACGTCCGGGCGAGGGGGCGGTCAGCGCGCTTGCATGGAACGACGAAGGCACACAGCTGGCCTTCGGCACCGAAACCGGCGAGGCGGGGCTGATCTCGCTCTAG